In Pseudobdellovibrionaceae bacterium, the following proteins share a genomic window:
- a CDS encoding patatin-like phospholipase family protein translates to MGLEWKLGRSYIGGIMYPFRNLIFEGGGVKGIAYVGAMQILAEEGILDQIERVGGTSAGAINATLCALGYTIGEQDQVLRAMEFSKFMDDDWGVVRDTERLIQNYGWYKGDYFYQWMAERVKEKTGSSEYTFGDLWLDDGPELYVCATNLATGFSEIYSHEHTPQAKIADAVRASMSIPLFFQAVRNRLGHVLVDGGLLNNFPIKMFDQLKYISEDRRESCAKRTDYYDPINVHHGHDEVSEKAYVFNRETLGFRLDSKTEIETFQQTSPPPALRIDDLFDYVRALVTTLVDAQDNQHLHSDDWQRTIYVNTLGVSTTDFHVSEERKQALIESGLTHTRQYLEWWKNDPSAVNRPEVLLVGGAGNEDFRRSG, encoded by the coding sequence ATGGGACTAGAATGGAAGCTAGGACGTTCATATATCGGAGGAATCATGTATCCGTTTCGCAACCTGATTTTCGAAGGTGGAGGAGTTAAGGGCATTGCCTATGTGGGTGCGATGCAGATCCTTGCCGAGGAAGGTATTCTCGATCAGATAGAGCGGGTGGGGGGTACCAGTGCGGGTGCCATCAATGCCACTCTGTGTGCCTTGGGATACACGATCGGCGAGCAGGATCAGGTGCTGAGGGCCATGGAATTCAGTAAATTTATGGACGATGACTGGGGAGTGGTGAGGGACACGGAGAGACTTATCCAAAACTATGGTTGGTATAAAGGGGATTATTTCTACCAGTGGATGGCCGAGAGGGTAAAAGAGAAGACCGGTAGCAGTGAGTACACCTTCGGCGATCTGTGGCTCGATGATGGGCCCGAGCTTTATGTCTGTGCCACCAACCTGGCCACTGGCTTCAGCGAGATCTACTCCCACGAGCACACGCCACAAGCGAAAATCGCCGATGCCGTACGAGCTTCCATGTCGATCCCCCTATTCTTTCAGGCTGTGCGCAACCGCTTGGGTCATGTTCTCGTCGATGGTGGATTGCTGAATAACTTCCCCATTAAGATGTTTGATCAACTCAAATACATTTCCGAGGATAGGCGCGAGTCGTGCGCCAAGAGGACGGACTACTATGATCCCATCAACGTCCACCACGGTCATGATGAGGTCAGCGAAAAGGCTTATGTTTTTAATCGTGAGACACTGGGATTTCGTCTGGACTCCAAAACGGAGATTGAAACCTTTCAGCAGACATCTCCCCCTCCAGCCCTGCGGATTGATGATCTGTTTGACTACGTTCGCGCCTTGGTGACCACCCTGGTGGATGCCCAGGACAATCAGCACCTCCATTCTGACGACTGGCAAAGAACCATCTACGTCAATACTCTAGGCGTGAGCACCACGGACTTTCATGTCTCAGAGGAGAGAAAACAGGCTCTGATTGAATCAGGTCTGACCCATACCCGGCAGTACCTTGAGTGGTGGAAGAATGACCCATCAGCGGTCAACAGGCCGGAAGTTCTTTTGGTGGGTGGAGCTGGTAATGAAGATTTCAGGCGGTCAGGTTAA
- a CDS encoding VWA domain-containing protein has product MLVRVVTPVVMILAMVGAMSCSDVRLVTKEEPKVNVKSQGHFCISDPKEVMRFMKFLFVIDKSGSNSDSDPGGVKRSRNIEKFVKENEDKDFYRYGMIIFEGNRGAEAYIHNGDRQMPTFTDDPNEVYEATARIRSEGEGGSTPYKAALNSARLAIRNDMEKFPDEESNYMVFFVSDGVPTDTYDDDELKDLVKDIVDLGPNVHVSTAFYGSSGSSAVKRLRKMGEDWGEGKFINFEDNANWDFNELIVKPTYEPWQMKNFLVYNLSAGYCEDGFVDVDSDGDGMCDRDEVRYDGMELRGKKFRFDPTKRFSNGGAFGDYFHWRELRYGETIPTEQECNDRTDEDHDFLTACEEDYITNDRPSENVPKHGDKKNPDTDRDGLLDGLETFVYFTRSLAYAMDSYNLLRTNLDGEEQADLQIGEHRSPLIKDKGAIAYDTKLDKTNEVNRDCYSFSQGILPLYATLEVKEKDTLPGLGHKAGENAVLVYYIQTPQNDPQGDGILMHSVQMLMNDPANPIFLGTNAGLKVQDGVFKAYKTPKKR; this is encoded by the coding sequence ATGTTGGTAAGGGTTGTCACACCAGTAGTTATGATATTAGCCATGGTCGGCGCGATGTCTTGCTCGGACGTTCGTCTAGTGACCAAAGAGGAACCAAAAGTAAACGTCAAAAGCCAAGGGCACTTTTGTATCAGTGATCCAAAAGAAGTTATGCGCTTTATGAAGTTTCTTTTTGTCATCGACAAGTCGGGCTCCAATAGCGATTCCGATCCAGGAGGCGTCAAACGATCGAGGAACATCGAGAAATTCGTCAAGGAGAACGAGGACAAAGACTTCTATAGATATGGAATGATTATATTTGAGGGCAATCGGGGAGCGGAGGCCTATATCCACAATGGCGATCGGCAAATGCCGACGTTTACCGATGATCCCAATGAGGTCTACGAGGCCACGGCCCGCATTCGTAGCGAGGGGGAAGGGGGTTCGACGCCCTACAAGGCCGCCTTGAACTCAGCCCGGCTGGCTATTCGCAACGATATGGAAAAGTTCCCGGATGAAGAATCCAATTATATGGTCTTTTTCGTTTCGGACGGAGTTCCCACAGACACCTATGATGATGATGAGCTCAAAGACTTGGTCAAAGATATCGTGGATTTGGGGCCTAATGTTCATGTGAGCACAGCCTTTTATGGAAGCTCCGGGAGCTCGGCGGTTAAGCGCCTGCGCAAGATGGGCGAAGACTGGGGAGAAGGTAAGTTCATTAACTTTGAGGACAATGCCAACTGGGATTTCAATGAGCTGATTGTTAAGCCCACCTACGAGCCCTGGCAGATGAAGAACTTCCTCGTTTACAACCTAAGTGCCGGCTACTGCGAAGATGGCTTTGTGGATGTGGACTCAGACGGCGACGGCATGTGCGACAGGGACGAAGTCCGTTACGATGGCATGGAGTTGCGAGGCAAGAAGTTCAGGTTTGACCCAACCAAACGATTTAGTAATGGCGGTGCCTTTGGTGATTACTTCCACTGGCGGGAACTCCGTTATGGCGAGACCATCCCTACCGAGCAGGAGTGCAATGACCGTACGGATGAAGATCATGACTTCCTGACGGCCTGTGAAGAGGACTATATTACCAACGACAGACCTTCGGAAAACGTCCCCAAGCATGGCGACAAGAAAAATCCGGATACCGATCGGGATGGGTTGCTTGATGGACTTGAGACATTTGTGTATTTCACCCGATCTCTGGCCTATGCCATGGATTCCTACAATTTGTTGCGTACCAACCTCGATGGGGAAGAACAGGCAGATCTGCAAATTGGTGAGCATCGCAGTCCTTTGATCAAAGATAAGGGCGCGATTGCTTACGACACGAAGCTCGATAAGACCAATGAGGTCAACCGCGATTGTTACAGTTTTTCCCAAGGGATTCTTCCTCTTTACGCCACATTGGAAGTGAAGGAGAAAGACACTCTTCCCGGTCTGGGGCATAAGGCTGGAGAGAATGCAGTCTTGGTCTACTACATCCAAACACCACAGAACGATCCTCAGGGTGACGGCATCCTGATGCATTCGGTGCAGATGCTGATGAATGATCCCGCCAACCCGATTTTCCTCGGCACTAATGCCGGGCTTAAGGTCCAGGATGGGGTCTTTAAGGCCTACAAGACGCCAAAGAAGCGATGA